From a region of the Mesomycoplasma ovipneumoniae ATCC 29419 genome:
- the lepB gene encoding signal peptidase I: MEKNNFVTDKPKKKFFNKKTFLFVLSALVFSIALTVFILFTFIFRLVDVEGNSMFPTLQHGQKIFINRVKSPKRNDIVAFNYKEIVLIKRILGLPGDKITVKENEIYINDKKVATFIKSATFLFNGVVPENKFFGVGDNLENSSDSRDFGFFDLDDVIGIL; encoded by the coding sequence ATGGAAAAAAATAATTTTGTAACTGATAAGCCAAAGAAAAAATTTTTTAATAAAAAAACTTTTTTATTTGTTTTGTCAGCTTTAGTCTTTTCAATTGCCCTAACAGTTTTTATTCTTTTTACTTTTATTTTTAGGTTAGTTGATGTTGAAGGTAACTCGATGTTCCCAACTCTTCAACACGGGCAAAAAATTTTTATTAATAGGGTAAAATCACCAAAAAGAAACGATATTGTCGCTTTTAATTACAAAGAAATAGTTTTAATTAAAAGGATTTTAGGTCTGCCAGGTGATAAAATAACTGTTAAAGAAAATGAAATTTACATAAATGATAAAAAAGTTGCAACTTTTATCAAAAGTGCAACTTTTTTGTTCAATGGAGTAGTGCCTGAAAATAAATTTTTTGGTGTTGGTGATAATTTAGAAAACAGTAGCGACAGCAGGGATTTTGGATTTTTTGATCTTGATGATGTCATTGGAATTTTATAG
- a CDS encoding pseudouridine synthase codes for MKTVRIHKFLSQMGIASRRKAEILINEKRIKINGKFAQIGQKISDLDVVEFDGQKINKKPKIVWYALNKPKNYITSRTDPQNRPIIMEFFDKNSYLFPVGRLDFETTGLILVTNDGETSNKLLHPSSKIQRTYLVKTDFNLNDEEINFLNNNEIYLDNVKSIQKVQKVASRTYIVKVWQGSNHHVKKIFISVSKKVLMLRRLSFATIELGNLKPGEKRKLSQAEILSLKNIF; via the coding sequence ATGAAAACAGTTAGAATTCATAAATTTTTATCGCAAATGGGAATTGCCTCCAGACGAAAAGCCGAAATATTAATCAATGAAAAACGAATAAAAATTAATGGCAAATTTGCACAAATAGGCCAAAAAATTTCTGATCTAGATGTTGTTGAGTTTGACGGTCAAAAAATAAATAAAAAACCAAAAATCGTCTGATATGCGCTAAATAAACCAAAAAATTATATTACAAGTCGAACTGATCCACAAAATAGGCCAATAATAATGGAATTTTTTGATAAAAATTCCTATTTGTTTCCAGTAGGCAGGCTAGATTTTGAAACAACTGGTCTAATTTTGGTAACAAATGATGGCGAAACTAGCAATAAATTACTTCATCCTAGTTCAAAAATCCAGAGAACATATTTAGTCAAAACTGATTTTAATTTAAATGATGAGGAAATCAACTTTTTGAATAACAATGAAATTTATTTAGATAATGTAAAATCTATTCAAAAAGTTCAAAAAGTTGCTTCGCGGACATATATTGTCAAAGTTTGGCAAGGCTCAAACCATCATGTTAAAAAAATTTTTATATCTGTTTCCAAAAAAGTACTTATGCTCCGAAGATTAAGTTTTGCAACTATTGAACTTGGAAATTTAAAGCCAGGTGAAAAACGTAAACTGTCTCAAGCCGAAATTTTGTCACTAAAAAATATTTTTTAA
- a CDS encoding iron-sulfur cluster assembly scaffold protein yields the protein MYNDFIFRRNIIVEANEKFKEKKRICKSTSSEINNNCDDWAQLDLEIIGQKIKKIQFCASGCALLLASCYLFEKILINKTISEAQILLENYEEMIKSQKIIPILGDLNALFMVKSHPNRVICISLPLFLLQKQIKNHENS from the coding sequence TTGTATAATGATTTTATTTTTCGACGAAATATTATTGTCGAAGCTAATGAAAAATTCAAAGAAAAGAAACGAATTTGTAAGTCAACAAGCTCTGAAATTAACAATAACTGTGATGATTGGGCTCAGTTAGACTTAGAAATTATTGGTCAAAAAATTAAAAAAATACAATTTTGCGCTTCTGGTTGTGCTCTTTTGCTCGCAAGTTGTTATTTATTTGAAAAAATTTTAATTAATAAAACCATAAGTGAAGCGCAAATTTTGCTTGAAAATTATGAAGAAATGATTAAATCTCAAAAAATTATCCCAATTTTAGGAGATTTAAATGCACTTTTTATGGTTAAAAGTCACCCAAACCGAGTAATTTGTATTAGCCTTCCTTTGTTTTTGTTGCAAAAACAAATTAAAAATCATGAAAACAGTTAG
- a CDS encoding cysteine desulfurase, whose amino-acid sequence MTNYKQFFPFLNKVTYLDSAAMTQKPISVIEKINHFYTNCAVNTHSSNSKIAFENLQILNQTREKIAKLIDGFAEEIIFTSGTTESINLFANMIKKFIRRGDEILLSPLNHSSNLLVWVKIAQKVGAKIVYSTKIIDKISPKTAVIALSQANNSILVDLDLAKIWEKAIKHGAFVINDATQSINFQKVSMNFCHALAFSSNKFYGPTGLGVLAIKKYLMGSLEPVKFGGGIIRKFDNKNLLFYNDYRKFEAGTLNFAAIWGLNAAIDFINEIGIETIYKKIKILADYLYEKLEKIDDIEIFSKKGDHIIIFNIKGFSAQDVASYLGNNDIYVRSGNFCVPLLKKVLKNDSFIRVSLGFYNDFADIDNLIGNLEEKRFLDFV is encoded by the coding sequence ATGACTAATTATAAACAGTTTTTTCCTTTTTTAAATAAAGTAACTTATTTAGATTCAGCAGCAATGACGCAAAAGCCGATATCTGTAATTGAAAAAATTAACCATTTTTACACAAATTGTGCCGTTAATACACACTCATCAAATTCAAAAATCGCCTTTGAAAATTTACAGATTTTAAACCAAACTCGCGAAAAAATTGCAAAATTAATTGATGGTTTTGCTGAAGAAATTATTTTTACTTCTGGAACAACAGAATCGATAAATCTTTTTGCCAACATGATTAAAAAATTCATAAGAAGGGGAGATGAAATTTTACTATCACCCTTAAATCATTCTTCAAATCTACTTGTTTGAGTCAAAATTGCTCAAAAGGTGGGCGCAAAAATTGTTTATAGCACAAAAATAATTGACAAAATTTCACCAAAAACAGCTGTTATTGCTTTAAGTCAGGCAAATAATTCAATTTTAGTTGATCTAGATTTAGCTAAAATTTGAGAAAAAGCTATAAAACACGGCGCTTTTGTAATAAATGATGCAACACAATCAATAAATTTTCAAAAAGTTAGTATGAATTTTTGCCACGCATTGGCTTTTAGTTCTAATAAATTTTACGGACCAACTGGATTAGGTGTGCTTGCAATAAAAAAATATTTGATGGGGTCACTAGAACCTGTAAAATTTGGAGGGGGCATAATTCGAAAATTTGACAACAAAAATTTGCTTTTTTATAATGATTATCGTAAATTTGAAGCCGGAACACTAAATTTTGCTGCAATTTGGGGCTTAAATGCTGCTATTGATTTTATAAATGAAATCGGAATTGAAACAATTTATAAAAAAATTAAAATTCTGGCCGATTATTTATATGAAAAATTAGAAAAAATTGATGATATTGAAATTTTTTCTAAAAAAGGCGACCATATTATAATTTTCAATATTAAAGGTTTTAGTGCTCAAGATGTTGCATCATACCTAGGAAATAACGATATTTATGTTCGAAGTGGGAATTTTTGTGTTCCTTTACTAAAAAAAGTACTAAAAAATGATAGTTTCATCAGAGTTTCGCTTGGTTTTTACAATGATTTTGCTGATATTGACAACTTGATTGGCAACTTAGAAGAAAAGAGGTTTTTAGATTTTGTATAA
- a CDS encoding TlyA family RNA methyltransferase: protein MNLLSKILSMGFEKAESLIKTGHVKVNNKICLLPAYKIKDLDEVTVEIKEKYVSRGAIKLLWAYEKFGLDFNDKIVLDIGSSKGGFTQICLEKGAKKVFALDSGLNQLDYSLRMDPRVSVKEKTNIKYVTSNFFDEKIDIIVCDVSFISLKIVVSVVKNLLKKGQSFIALFKPQFEASSKYVQKGGYVSPEFHEFLINRLVEFAKNDFDFVNSTESPIKGLKSKNIEYFLHFIKKND from the coding sequence ATGAACCTACTTAGTAAAATTCTAAGCATGGGTTTTGAAAAAGCCGAATCATTAATTAAAACTGGTCATGTAAAAGTCAATAATAAAATATGCCTTCTGCCAGCATATAAAATTAAAGATTTAGACGAAGTGACAGTTGAAATAAAGGAAAAATATGTCTCCCGTGGCGCGATAAAATTGCTTTGAGCTTACGAAAAATTCGGACTTGATTTTAATGACAAAATTGTTCTAGATATCGGCTCTTCTAAAGGCGGTTTTACACAAATTTGCCTTGAAAAAGGTGCAAAAAAAGTTTTTGCACTTGATTCAGGTTTGAATCAATTAGATTATTCTTTAAGAATGGACCCTAGAGTTTCAGTAAAAGAAAAAACCAACATTAAATATGTTACAAGCAATTTTTTTGACGAAAAAATTGACATAATTGTTTGCGATGTTTCCTTTATTAGTCTTAAAATTGTTGTTAGTGTTGTAAAAAATCTGTTAAAAAAAGGGCAAAGTTTTATTGCTTTATTTAAACCTCAATTTGAGGCTAGCTCAAAATATGTCCAAAAAGGGGGTTATGTTTCCCCTGAATTTCATGAGTTTTTAATTAACAGACTAGTTGAATTTGCTAAAAATGACTTTGATTTTGTTAATTCAACTGAATCACCAATTAAAGGACTAAAATCAAAAAATATCGAGTATTTTTTGCATTTTATCAAGAAAAATGACTAA
- a CDS encoding transcription antitermination protein NusB gives MNHLNKKNSAKSQKYRNKKKNTLPYFDLEAKEFAHVLQKQRSLFVSSLDCNSSKNLPGNSSQNETQDGLTNCEILIPQSCQHNSNLMKITYENRAFCSNSESINHQHKHTKISEDDEEDQCLEFQSLSKQRIKRMANISIIYGSQLFDKNIDIDEIKNKYFEVTFDQLKILTFVKKNYVFLKKVITLQLKSNWSWDRMLPLIRSILLLGAAELFFQPRRIIFNEAIEITKIFSIEGGDEFSFVNAVLQKVYNYYENKNLLRPQK, from the coding sequence ATGAATCATTTAAACAAAAAAAATTCGGCAAAAAGCCAAAAATATAGGAATAAGAAAAAAAATACTCTTCCTTATTTCGATCTAGAAGCAAAGGAATTTGCGCACGTTTTACAAAAACAACGCTCTCTTTTTGTAAGTTCGCTCGACTGCAATAGTTCTAAAAATTTACCTGGTAATTCAAGTCAAAATGAAACTCAAGACGGCCTAACAAACTGCGAGATCTTGATACCCCAAAGTTGTCAACATAATAGTAATTTAATGAAAATAACCTATGAAAACCGAGCTTTTTGCTCAAATAGTGAGTCAATAAATCATCAACATAAGCATACTAAAATCTCTGAAGACGACGAAGAAGATCAGTGTCTTGAGTTTCAAAGTCTATCCAAACAACGAATCAAAAGAATGGCCAATATTTCAATTATTTATGGTTCACAACTTTTTGATAAAAATATTGACATTGATGAAATAAAAAATAAGTATTTTGAAGTGACTTTTGACCAGTTAAAAATTCTTACTTTTGTCAAGAAAAATTACGTTTTTTTGAAAAAAGTTATTACTTTACAATTAAAATCTAATTGAAGTTGAGACAGAATGTTGCCATTAATTCGATCAATTTTGCTTTTGGGAGCTGCCGAATTATTTTTCCAACCTCGCCGAATTATTTTTAATGAGGCTATTGAAATCACTAAAATTTTTAGCATTGAAGGTGGTGATGAATTTAGTTTTGTAAATGCTGTTTTACAAAAAGTATACAATTATTATGAAAACAAGAATCTTCTTAGACCTCAAAAATAA
- a CDS encoding phosphopentomutase, whose amino-acid sequence MEQYKFNRIFLIVTDSLGIGDDGFQDVFGDSGANTLYCVSKTGELRIPFWKKMGISNVAKIENSGKINKEPLAYVSKIIVKSNAKDTLAGHWEMMGIETVQPNPNFDQGFPNELIRELKKAFDNREIIGNKSISGTVILSELGQKSIDEGKIIVYTSPDSTLQICGHEETLGLENLYRYAKAARKICSSRPEWNVARVIARPYIGQNGKFTRTFNRHDYANTPPKSILDRLQQKGIETIGVGKIGDIFSKQGLDKIFGPDSDENNMDIAIDIASKSTKNQFIFVNLVEFDSSYGHRRDIMGYCQNLNNFDIKLAKLVNTLKDDDLLIVSSDHGNDPCFPGTNHTREALPLTIFSKKFTSKSKKLKNPVDSLATIGNIIARNFQVELAEIGEDIFDSLE is encoded by the coding sequence ATGGAACAATACAAATTTAATCGAATTTTCTTAATAGTAACTGATTCGCTTGGAATTGGGGACGATGGTTTTCAAGACGTTTTTGGCGATTCGGGCGCAAATACTTTATATTGTGTTTCAAAAACTGGTGAATTAAGAATTCCTTTTTGAAAAAAAATGGGAATTTCTAATGTGGCTAAAATCGAAAATAGTGGCAAAATAAATAAAGAACCACTTGCTTATGTTTCAAAAATTATCGTAAAATCAAATGCAAAAGACACCCTCGCGGGTCATTGAGAAATGATGGGAATTGAAACTGTTCAGCCTAACCCAAATTTTGATCAGGGTTTTCCTAATGAACTAATAAGAGAGCTCAAAAAAGCCTTTGATAATCGAGAAATTATTGGCAATAAATCAATTAGCGGGACTGTGATTTTGTCAGAATTAGGACAAAAATCTATCGATGAGGGCAAAATAATTGTCTATACCTCGCCTGATTCGACTTTACAAATTTGTGGTCATGAAGAAACATTAGGGCTTGAAAATCTATATCGCTATGCAAAAGCTGCAAGAAAAATTTGCTCTTCAAGGCCAGAATGAAACGTAGCTCGCGTTATTGCTCGCCCTTATATTGGTCAAAACGGAAAATTTACACGCACTTTTAATAGACATGACTATGCAAATACACCGCCAAAATCAATTCTTGATAGACTACAGCAAAAAGGAATTGAAACTATCGGAGTTGGTAAAATTGGTGATATTTTTTCAAAACAGGGACTTGATAAAATTTTTGGGCCTGACAGTGATGAAAATAATATGGATATCGCAATTGATATTGCCTCCAAATCCACGAAAAATCAATTTATTTTTGTGAATTTGGTCGAATTTGACTCAAGTTATGGCCACCGTCGAGATATTATGGGCTATTGTCAAAATTTAAATAATTTTGACATTAAACTAGCAAAATTAGTAAATACTCTAAAAGATGATGACTTATTAATTGTTTCTTCTGATCACGGAAATGACCCTTGTTTTCCCGGCACAAATCACACACGTGAGGCTCTACCACTAACAATTTTTTCAAAAAAATTCACATCAAAATCCAAAAAATTAAAAAATCCAGTTGATTCACTTGCAACTATCGGAAACATAATTGCCAGAAATTTTCAAGTTGAGCTAGCAGAAATAGGTGAAGATATTTTTGACTCTTTAGAATAA
- a CDS encoding Mbov_0121 family peptidase domain-containing ABC transporter codes for MKVFLQKDLKDCGLAVLQSIYHFFYDKKISINSLKTKAFYSNDGINIANLERLAKEFGIILESYGGPYENLKTLEIVKPTIILIKTEDLNHYVLLTKVKKSKFEIIDPLKGKVKIKAETMAKIFQNVVIFAQKDPEYKRSKIKDKSWNNWWFFLESKSNWYLIFLFFITAVSNFLSSLFMKTIIDKVLPQQDIGLVIKVSIFFAWIVIWRILQDIIKKIYIHKIELKIEKDIFDRFFNALKTGKNFQLLKLDNHDYIRRINLIPSFAAFSASFYYHIFNEVITFLISFFILLWIDIKILGLIIGIGIIYLFISIIVRKSISKNHQFLMEDQLNSLTSTNDMIFSLENLKRDDVYKNLKHQFDEKYYRYKKTEFNIWKKESYLSSFNNFLFSIAPILIVVISSFWIFDKKLSIGELLLFLSFFSFFINPLSSFVNIVTNLPIFLKEFELLNFVLNIEKETTGKYHQKISDIKLKDLSVSYYKNKTLFYIEKMQIKENLHIIGKNGSGKSTFLRLLNQEIVYNGDFLINNLDLKYYDQNELRKRICYIKSQNYFPNISVLSFITNENPEKIQNLINNFQRFDIQEMLYEWQISLDSKFINNGSNFSSGQKQIIALLQLLTKDFDLILLDEAFENIDEKNFEFLKKVISNYQKNAMFIEISHSKRYVIEQGETFDIKDISKQ; via the coding sequence ATGAAAGTATTTTTGCAAAAGGATTTAAAAGATTGTGGATTGGCGGTTCTTCAATCAATTTATCATTTCTTTTATGATAAAAAAATATCAATAAACTCTTTAAAAACAAAAGCTTTTTATTCAAATGACGGGATAAACATCGCTAATTTAGAGCGATTGGCAAAGGAATTTGGAATTATTCTTGAATCTTACGGTGGTCCTTATGAGAATTTAAAAACCTTAGAGATTGTAAAACCAACGATTATTCTAATTAAAACTGAGGATTTAAATCATTATGTTTTATTGACAAAAGTAAAAAAATCAAAATTTGAAATTATCGATCCCTTAAAAGGAAAAGTAAAAATCAAAGCTGAAACAATGGCAAAAATTTTCCAAAATGTTGTAATTTTTGCCCAAAAAGATCCTGAATATAAAAGATCAAAAATAAAAGATAAGTCATGGAATAATTGGTGGTTTTTCCTTGAGTCAAAAAGTAACTGATATCTTATTTTTTTATTTTTTATAACTGCAGTTAGTAATTTTTTATCTTCATTATTCATGAAAACAATAATTGACAAGGTTTTGCCACAACAAGATATTGGCCTTGTCATAAAAGTGAGTATTTTCTTTGCTTGGATTGTAATTTGGCGAATTTTACAGGATATTATTAAAAAAATATATATTCATAAAATTGAACTTAAAATCGAAAAAGATATTTTTGATCGCTTTTTTAACGCTCTAAAAACAGGTAAAAATTTTCAACTTTTAAAATTAGACAATCATGATTACATTAGAAGAATCAATTTAATTCCAAGTTTTGCAGCTTTTTCGGCCAGTTTTTACTACCATATTTTTAACGAAGTTATTACTTTTTTAATTTCATTTTTTATATTGTTGTGGATAGACATTAAAATTTTGGGTTTAATTATCGGAATAGGTATAATTTACCTTTTTATTAGCATAATTGTGCGAAAAAGTATCTCAAAAAATCACCAATTTTTAATGGAAGATCAACTAAATAGTTTGACAAGCACAAATGACATGATTTTTTCGCTTGAAAATTTAAAACGTGATGATGTTTATAAAAATTTAAAACATCAATTTGATGAAAAATATTACCGTTATAAAAAAACAGAATTCAATATTTGGAAAAAAGAGAGTTATTTATCAAGTTTTAATAATTTTCTTTTTTCAATAGCGCCGATTTTAATCGTGGTTATTTCCTCTTTTTGAATTTTTGACAAAAAATTATCAATCGGAGAATTGCTGCTTTTTTTAAGTTTTTTCAGTTTTTTTATTAATCCGCTTTCTTCATTTGTTAATATAGTCACTAATTTGCCAATTTTTTTAAAGGAATTTGAGCTTTTAAATTTTGTGCTCAACATTGAAAAAGAAACAACTGGCAAATATCACCAAAAAATTTCAGATATAAAACTAAAAGATTTAAGCGTGAGTTATTATAAAAATAAGACACTTTTTTACATTGAAAAAATGCAAATCAAAGAAAATTTGCACATAATTGGAAAAAATGGAAGCGGAAAGTCTACATTTTTGCGACTTTTAAACCAGGAAATTGTTTATAACGGTGATTTTTTAATTAATAATCTTGATTTAAAATATTATGACCAAAATGAATTACGCAAGAGAATTTGCTATATAAAATCGCAAAATTATTTTCCCAACATCAGTGTTCTTTCCTTTATAACAAATGAAAATCCTGAAAAAATTCAGAATTTAATTAATAATTTTCAACGATTTGACATTCAAGAAATGCTTTATGAATGGCAAATTTCCCTTGATTCAAAATTTATTAATAATGGCTCAAATTTTTCAAGTGGGCAAAAACAAATAATTGCACTTTTGCAACTTTTGACCAAGGATTTTGACTTAATTTTACTAGATGAAGCTTTTGAAAATATCGATGAGAAAAATTTCGAATTTTTAAAGAAAGTAATCTCAAATTACCAAAAAAATGCAATGTTTATCGAGATCTCTCATTCAAAAAGATATGTAATTGAACAAGGAGAAACTTTTGACATCAAAGATATATCAAAACAATAA
- a CDS encoding MAG1140 family protein, producing the protein MTSKIYQNNKITIIISVFLLILMGVSFYYFFQIKTYRTVNFILEIDEKHKTFATVNSDIYYLMDKDSFAQFQFQDRVIRLEITKIVNVKQNEFVIEFTKSLLLKPKTQLPAVLFLKNTGNFLDLFTK; encoded by the coding sequence TTGACATCAAAGATATATCAAAACAATAAGATAACAATAATAATTAGTGTCTTTTTGCTAATTTTGATGGGTGTAAGTTTTTACTATTTTTTTCAAATAAAAACTTACAGGACCGTTAATTTTATTTTAGAAATTGATGAAAAACATAAAACATTTGCAACAGTAAATTCAGACATATATTATTTAATGGATAAAGATTCATTCGCCCAATTTCAATTCCAGGACCGAGTAATTAGACTTGAAATTACAAAAATTGTTAATGTAAAACAGAATGAATTTGTTATTGAGTTCACAAAATCGCTGTTATTAAAACCAAAAACTCAATTGCCGGCAGTTCTTTTTTTAAAAAATACAGGTAATTTTTTAGATCTTTTTACAAAATAG
- the ybeY gene encoding rRNA maturation RNase YbeY — protein sequence MKILINFENQSKVKFKFLKLFKKIFEIFVKNENLQGEINLDLMLISEEKAQKLALKFKNKDYVPDVLSFPSGLKIQENNLQIHFLGEIFMTPSKIQKQAKDYNHTQEREFSYLFAHSLYHLLGLDHDNDENNKFMHEKVENILKNLEIFR from the coding sequence GTGAAAATTCTAATTAATTTTGAGAATCAAAGTAAGGTTAAGTTTAAATTTTTAAAGTTGTTTAAAAAGATTTTTGAAATTTTTGTAAAAAATGAAAATTTACAAGGTGAAATTAATCTAGATTTAATGCTAATAAGTGAAGAAAAGGCCCAAAAACTAGCCCTTAAATTCAAAAATAAAGACTATGTTCCTGATGTTTTATCATTTCCAAGTGGTTTGAAAATTCAAGAAAATAATTTGCAAATTCATTTTTTAGGCGAAATTTTTATGACACCATCAAAAATTCAAAAACAAGCAAAAGACTATAATCACACTCAAGAGCGCGAATTTTCATACCTTTTTGCTCATAGCCTTTATCATTTACTAGGTTTGGATCATGATAATGATGAAAATAATAAATTTATGCACGAAAAAGTAGAGAACATTTTAAAAAATTTGGAGATTTTTCGCTAA
- the cdd gene encoding cytidine deaminase, whose amino-acid sequence MEQIFESLKKLSKNSYCPYSNFPVASILLTKQERTFEGINVENAVYPAGICAERVAIFQAIAQGVNPEDFKEIHIYSPKSSKFIVPCGQCLQVFVEFFSENVSIFLYNSKAEFIEKKLNQLLPLQFKKDFL is encoded by the coding sequence ATGGAACAAATATTTGAATCCCTAAAAAAACTAAGCAAAAATTCCTACTGTCCTTATTCCAATTTTCCAGTAGCCTCAATTTTGCTAACAAAACAAGAGCGCACTTTTGAAGGCATTAATGTTGAAAATGCCGTTTATCCTGCAGGAATTTGTGCCGAAAGAGTAGCGATATTTCAAGCAATTGCCCAAGGAGTTAATCCTGAAGATTTTAAAGAAATTCATATTTATAGCCCAAAATCTAGTAAGTTTATTGTCCCTTGTGGTCAATGTTTGCAAGTTTTTGTTGAATTTTTTTCTGAAAATGTTAGCATTTTTCTTTATAATTCAAAAGCAGAATTTATTGAGAAAAAATTAAATCAACTTCTCCCTTTGCAATTTAAAAAGGATTTTTTATAA
- the era gene encoding GTPase Era → MDTKTCFVAVIGQPNSGKSSLINSIVQFPVSIVSLKAQTTRDAINAIYNKDNLQIVFVDTPGFHNKINNLSNSLNFAINSTLEGIDLVLFLHPVNEPIDENTQAFAKKISNIKNKIAIITKTDIEDGEFTFENQSQKMKEFELEFDNILPFSTNFEDLRTNLLSQIEKYAYPSNHFFNNLDVTDQSSRFFAKEIIRKQILLNVDDEIPHQTAVVIDNFDESEKNCIRIDATIYVGRKSHLPIIIGKAGSVLGQIGTNARKELEEIFGKKVVLKNRVAVAKKWFNDPKMIKKFGY, encoded by the coding sequence ATGGATACAAAAACATGTTTTGTTGCAGTTATTGGCCAACCTAATTCAGGTAAATCTTCACTAATAAACTCGATTGTTCAATTTCCAGTTTCAATTGTTAGTCTAAAAGCCCAAACTACTAGAGATGCAATTAACGCAATTTATAATAAAGATAATCTTCAAATAGTTTTTGTTGACACTCCCGGTTTTCATAATAAAATTAATAATTTAAGTAATTCTCTAAATTTCGCAATAAATTCGACACTTGAGGGAATAGATCTTGTTCTTTTTTTGCACCCAGTTAACGAGCCAATTGATGAAAATACACAGGCATTTGCTAAAAAAATTTCAAATATTAAAAACAAAATCGCAATAATTACTAAAACTGATATTGAAGATGGCGAATTTACTTTTGAAAATCAGTCACAAAAAATGAAAGAATTTGAACTTGAATTTGACAATATTTTACCTTTTTCAACTAATTTTGAGGATTTACGAACTAATTTATTAAGTCAAATTGAAAAATATGCCTATCCCTCAAATCATTTTTTCAATAATTTAGATGTTACTGATCAAAGCTCACGTTTTTTTGCAAAGGAAATAATAAGAAAACAAATACTTTTGAATGTTGATGATGAAATTCCGCACCAAACTGCTGTTGTCATTGACAATTTTGATGAATCAGAAAAAAATTGTATTCGAATTGATGCAACAATTTATGTTGGTAGAAAGTCGCACTTACCAATAATTATTGGTAAAGCTGGCTCAGTTCTTGGACAAATTGGCACTAACGCTCGCAAAGAACTTGAAGAGATTTTTGGCAAAAAAGTTGTCTTAAAAAACAGAGTAGCTGTTGCTAAAAAATGGTTTAATGACCCTAAAATGATTAAGAAATTTGGCTATTAA